In Paenibacillus sp. 1781tsa1, one DNA window encodes the following:
- a CDS encoding YafY family protein: MTDRLIRLMRIITLVQAKPGILARELAQRCETTERTIYRDMEALSAMHIPIANMGHGQGYMFISHFAMYPLNWSDEEAQAFMHLAEVMENIRPLLKPAFESAYEKVVAASQKNKTERVEWSEQISGLFKLGLPAWHNENNDSQNQSLIALFQAGISQNTIEGEYLSQGKKGIVRIDPYCLIPQEYRFELLGYCHLSEKLRVFQVSRLQRIRILPRTFRKEDYLIQSHFRIPLAYEGSTEWTAFKIRFAPHAVERVMQEQFYIRPILTIEPEGSLLYEAVLIDVEEFLEWISKYGPDAEILEPEICRIKMKERLNRWQQMYNRS, translated from the coding sequence ATGACAGACCGACTAATCCGATTAATGCGCATTATCACGCTGGTACAAGCCAAACCGGGCATTCTGGCTCGTGAGCTTGCCCAGCGATGCGAGACGACGGAAAGGACGATATACCGTGACATGGAGGCCCTCAGTGCAATGCATATCCCGATCGCCAATATGGGTCACGGACAAGGGTATATGTTTATCAGCCATTTTGCCATGTATCCGCTTAATTGGTCTGATGAAGAAGCCCAGGCTTTCATGCATCTTGCTGAAGTTATGGAGAATATTCGTCCTTTGCTGAAACCTGCTTTTGAGAGCGCCTATGAGAAAGTGGTTGCTGCGAGTCAGAAAAACAAAACAGAACGCGTGGAATGGTCGGAACAAATTAGTGGATTATTCAAATTGGGATTGCCCGCATGGCACAATGAAAACAACGATTCACAGAATCAATCCCTGATTGCCTTGTTTCAGGCTGGCATTTCACAGAACACCATTGAAGGGGAGTATCTGTCTCAAGGTAAAAAAGGGATTGTACGCATAGATCCTTACTGTCTTATCCCGCAAGAATACAGATTTGAGCTGTTAGGGTATTGTCACCTGTCCGAGAAACTCCGAGTATTTCAAGTAAGCCGGCTGCAAAGGATACGGATATTACCACGTACGTTTCGCAAAGAGGATTATCTGATACAATCACATTTCCGTATTCCTTTGGCATACGAGGGAAGTACGGAGTGGACTGCGTTCAAAATTCGATTTGCACCCCATGCTGTGGAGCGTGTGATGCAGGAGCAATTCTATATACGCCCCATCTTAACCATAGAACCGGAAGGTAGCCTGTTATATGAAGCCGTATTAATTGATGTTGAGGAATTTCTCGAATGGATTTCTAAATATGGACCTGATGCGGAAATTCTCGAGCCTGAGATCTGCCGCATCAAGATGAAAGAACGCCTGAACCGTTGGCAACAAATGTACAATAGAAGTTGA
- a CDS encoding 3'-5' exonuclease, translating to MPYIIYDLEFTVSRNTRYSSEIIDIGAVKVTESADGLAVTDTFHTYVRPSNKSVLSTDTIQFTGITQKDIDAAPLFPAALNQFIAWMGSDPYYMCSWGPDDRSKLISHCRTHQLDVAWITNHNDLQQQWSRTVRKEGKFRQLGLAQALEICGIEFDGTQHRALDDAINTAKVFMHQFDRFTLENNCAADDEGITSKVVYSSSTEDEEKESPFGNLANLFKTKE from the coding sequence ATGCCATATATCATATATGATCTTGAATTCACGGTAAGCCGCAATACTCGCTATTCTTCTGAAATTATTGATATCGGTGCCGTCAAAGTTACGGAAAGTGCGGATGGATTGGCCGTAACGGATACGTTCCATACGTATGTTCGTCCTTCGAACAAGTCTGTTCTGTCCACTGACACGATTCAATTTACAGGTATCACGCAGAAAGATATTGATGCAGCCCCACTTTTTCCGGCAGCATTGAACCAATTCATTGCCTGGATGGGAAGCGACCCCTATTACATGTGTTCCTGGGGACCCGATGACCGCAGCAAATTGATCTCTCATTGTCGCACCCATCAACTTGATGTGGCCTGGATCACCAATCATAACGATCTCCAGCAACAATGGTCGCGCACCGTTCGCAAAGAAGGCAAGTTCCGTCAACTCGGTCTCGCGCAGGCTCTTGAAATCTGTGGCATTGAATTCGATGGTACCCAGCACCGCGCATTGGATGATGCAATAAATACAGCCAAGGTATTTATGCATCAATTCGACCGATTCACGCTGGAAAACAACTGTGCAGCCGATGATGAAGGCATTACATCCAAGGTTGTCTATTCCAGCTCTACAGAAGACGAAGAGAAAGAATCCCCATTCGGCAATCTGGCAAACCTTTTCAAAACCAAAGAGTAG
- a CDS encoding proline--tRNA ligase yields the protein MRQSEMLVPTLREAPAEADAAGHRWLLRSGMIRQLAAGIYSYLPLGRRILLNVERIVREEMDRAGCQEVLLPIMQPAELWEESGRYTQYGPELMRLKDRHAREFALGPTHEEVVTALARDEVSSYRKLPFTLYQIGTKFRDERRPRFGLLRGREFIMKDAYSFASDWEELDRTYQAMNTAYSRILERCGLDYIRVEADAGTIGGQGETHEFMALADVGEDTIVTCKHCGYAANLEKAGYQTSGDTEKKEGSLEVPADPASAGSALQTDEHSEAENVIRISTPGVRTIAELSSFVGKGAEHMIKTLLYLADGQLVAALVRGDHELNDIALKQVLGAEELILADDAAIAAHPNLKVGFLGPIGLNLPMVVDADVAVMKSAITGANEVDMHVSGVRPGIDFALERVERIRFAAEGDACPTCGSPLGFTKGIEVGHIFKLGTKYSDAMGASFLDRNGRQCAPVMGCYGIGVSRLMAAIAEQYAGDEGVRWPAAVAPYDVHLIPVSWKDEQQRQLTLELEQQLIDGGYSVLVDDRDERPGVKFKDAELIGLPVQIVIGRGAAEGQVELGSHALAASGESKRIGLTAQEAVRYVKEKLTS from the coding sequence ATGCGTCAAAGTGAAATGCTTGTTCCAACATTACGTGAAGCGCCAGCGGAGGCAGATGCGGCAGGACATCGCTGGTTACTGCGCTCCGGTATGATTCGCCAACTGGCAGCAGGGATCTACAGTTACCTGCCTCTTGGACGCCGCATATTGTTGAACGTTGAACGGATCGTTCGAGAAGAGATGGATCGTGCCGGTTGTCAGGAAGTATTACTGCCGATTATGCAGCCAGCCGAACTGTGGGAAGAGTCCGGAAGGTACACACAGTATGGTCCTGAATTAATGCGTCTGAAGGATCGTCATGCACGGGAATTTGCTCTTGGACCAACACATGAAGAAGTTGTAACTGCGTTAGCGCGGGATGAGGTGAGCTCGTATCGTAAGCTGCCATTCACGCTGTACCAGATCGGAACCAAGTTCCGGGATGAACGCCGTCCTCGATTTGGATTGCTGCGCGGTCGTGAATTTATCATGAAAGATGCGTACTCCTTTGCTTCCGATTGGGAAGAGCTTGACCGTACCTATCAGGCGATGAACACAGCTTATAGTCGCATTTTGGAGCGTTGTGGTCTGGACTACATCCGTGTTGAGGCGGACGCAGGAACGATTGGCGGTCAAGGGGAAACACACGAGTTCATGGCTCTTGCTGATGTGGGTGAGGACACAATTGTCACTTGCAAACATTGCGGATATGCTGCGAATCTGGAGAAAGCTGGCTATCAGACTTCAGGAGATACGGAGAAAAAAGAAGGAAGCTTGGAAGTTCCAGCCGACCCTGCGAGTGCAGGCTCCGCTCTTCAAACGGATGAGCATTCCGAAGCGGAAAACGTAATACGCATCTCGACACCTGGCGTTCGTACGATCGCAGAGTTAAGCTCCTTTGTGGGTAAAGGTGCTGAACATATGATCAAAACGTTGCTTTATCTGGCAGACGGTCAGCTCGTTGCTGCCCTTGTACGTGGAGATCATGAATTGAATGACATCGCATTGAAGCAGGTGTTGGGTGCAGAGGAACTGATCCTGGCAGACGATGCGGCCATTGCGGCACATCCGAATCTGAAGGTAGGTTTTTTGGGTCCGATTGGACTGAATCTGCCGATGGTGGTGGACGCTGACGTGGCAGTGATGAAGAGTGCAATCACAGGAGCCAATGAAGTGGATATGCATGTTTCCGGCGTACGCCCAGGCATTGATTTTGCATTGGAGCGAGTAGAACGAATTCGCTTTGCCGCTGAAGGGGATGCTTGTCCGACATGTGGATCACCACTTGGTTTTACCAAAGGCATTGAGGTTGGACACATTTTCAAATTGGGAACGAAATATAGTGATGCCATGGGCGCTTCATTCCTAGATCGTAATGGTCGCCAGTGTGCGCCTGTCATGGGATGTTACGGCATTGGCGTATCCCGCCTGATGGCCGCTATAGCTGAGCAGTATGCAGGAGATGAAGGCGTAAGATGGCCTGCCGCTGTGGCGCCATATGATGTGCATTTGATCCCGGTAAGCTGGAAGGATGAGCAGCAGCGTCAACTCACCCTGGAACTGGAACAACAATTAATCGATGGCGGTTACTCGGTATTGGTCGATGACCGGGATGAACGACCAGGTGTGAAATTCAAGGATGCGGAGCTAATCGGATTACCTGTGCAGATCGTTATTGGCCGAGGAGCAGCAGAAGGGCAGGTCGAACTGGGATCACACGCACTTGCAGCATCAGGTGAATCAAAACGAATCGGGTTAACGGCACAGGAGGCTGTACGTTATGTGAAGGAAAAGCTCACTTCCTAG
- a CDS encoding 5'-nucleotidase C-terminal domain-containing protein, whose translation MKIWKNYVSLLLTVCLLFGSVGIAAAATDTTPGTGKHITILHTNDTHARAVESSPAMGFAKVAGIADKYRSENPNTLLLDAGDAVHGTTFATLVNGESIVKVMNEMGYQAIVPGNHEFNYGSDRLIELADMMNFPMLSANVKKKDGTRLFDPYLIKEVDGVKIGIIALTTPETLYKTNPKNVEGLDITDPSAEAKVLVNEIRSKVDVVVVLGHLGQDASSTDTSFKVVKEVPGIDVFIDGHSHTVLQDGLVSDNGTLIASAGEYTNYVGVIDLWVDGGKVTKKQATLIDETEAKDIKPNEKVATLVNSIQKEQEPILKEEVANTAILLDGKREQVRAGETNLGDLLADAIRDVSKADIALTNGGGIRASIEKGIVTKGDIITVLPFGNQVVTLEVKGSDILAALEVGVASYPEPSGGFPQVSGIKFKIDTSAAEGSRVHSVTVGDKALDPEATYTLATNDFTAVGGDEYTMFAKYPTTGMYGALDEALINYMQKLGAVNIKTDGRISEAKKPAVEPETPATETPVPTKPQPEKPKPEKPVKPTPSKPAPAKLHVVKSGDSLYSISKQYGTTWQALQKLNNIKNPHWIYPGQQLKLPAAS comes from the coding sequence ATGAAAATCTGGAAGAACTACGTTTCACTTCTGCTAACGGTCTGTTTGCTGTTTGGCAGTGTAGGTATTGCCGCGGCTGCAACGGACACCACTCCGGGCACAGGCAAACACATTACCATTCTACATACGAATGATACGCATGCCCGTGCAGTTGAATCTTCACCTGCCATGGGTTTTGCCAAAGTAGCTGGAATCGCTGACAAATATCGTAGCGAAAACCCGAACACTCTCCTGCTTGATGCTGGAGATGCTGTGCATGGTACAACTTTTGCCACTCTCGTGAATGGTGAGAGCATCGTGAAAGTCATGAATGAAATGGGATACCAAGCCATCGTACCGGGTAACCACGAATTCAACTATGGTTCGGATCGCCTGATCGAACTGGCAGACATGATGAACTTCCCCATGCTGAGTGCCAACGTGAAGAAAAAAGACGGAACACGTCTCTTCGACCCTTACCTCATTAAAGAGGTGGATGGTGTGAAGATTGGTATCATCGCTTTGACTACACCGGAAACGTTGTACAAAACGAATCCGAAAAACGTAGAAGGTCTTGATATTACAGATCCATCTGCGGAAGCCAAAGTTCTGGTAAACGAAATCCGTAGCAAAGTAGATGTTGTTGTTGTACTGGGACACCTTGGCCAAGATGCGTCCAGCACGGATACCAGCTTTAAAGTCGTTAAAGAAGTTCCTGGCATCGATGTATTCATCGATGGTCACAGCCACACTGTACTGCAAGATGGCCTTGTATCCGATAATGGAACATTGATTGCAAGTGCAGGGGAATACACCAACTATGTAGGTGTCATCGATCTGTGGGTAGACGGTGGTAAAGTAACGAAGAAACAAGCAACTTTAATTGATGAAACGGAAGCAAAAGACATCAAACCGAATGAGAAAGTTGCAACTCTCGTAAATTCTATTCAAAAAGAACAAGAACCGATTTTGAAAGAAGAAGTAGCCAATACAGCTATTCTGCTGGATGGTAAACGTGAACAAGTACGTGCAGGTGAAACTAACCTGGGCGACCTGCTTGCAGACGCCATTCGTGATGTCAGCAAAGCCGACATTGCCCTGACTAACGGTGGTGGTATCCGTGCTTCCATTGAAAAAGGGATCGTAACCAAAGGTGATATCATCACAGTGCTTCCTTTTGGTAATCAAGTAGTAACTCTTGAAGTGAAAGGGTCCGATATTCTGGCAGCCCTTGAAGTCGGTGTAGCTTCCTATCCGGAACCAAGCGGTGGATTCCCGCAAGTATCTGGAATCAAGTTCAAAATCGACACTTCCGCTGCTGAGGGTAGCCGTGTACATTCCGTGACTGTTGGCGATAAAGCCCTTGATCCGGAAGCAACATACACACTGGCAACCAATGATTTCACAGCTGTTGGTGGTGACGAATACACCATGTTTGCCAAATACCCAACAACAGGTATGTATGGCGCGCTGGACGAAGCATTGATCAATTACATGCAGAAGCTTGGCGCAGTAAACATCAAAACAGATGGTCGGATCAGTGAAGCGAAAAAACCTGCAGTAGAGCCGGAAACTCCGGCAACAGAAACACCAGTTCCAACCAAGCCACAACCAGAAAAACCAAAACCGGAAAAACCGGTTAAACCAACACCAAGTAAACCAGCTCCAGCCAAACTGCATGTTGTGAAATCAGGAGATTCCTTGTACTCTATCTCCAAACAATACGGCACAACTTGGCAGGCATTGCAAAAGCTGAACAATATCAAAAATCCACACTGGATTTATCCAGGTCAACAATTGAAATTGCCTGCAGCTTCTTAA